The following coding sequences lie in one Fusarium poae strain DAOMC 252244 chromosome 1, whole genome shotgun sequence genomic window:
- a CDS encoding hypothetical protein (TransMembrane:3 (n6-24c29/30o166-184i196-220o240-266i)), translating into MGVGRFFCVLLPFALTIGSIIFLLVGALAGVADKSLYIFRVDVEDLSISPADVDNIIDNLDLKDLKLSTRDVPQLMIRAEDGAPIKDNITAKMLGLDKYYDINLWGFCKIDSDGKRKCEKPQFDWASKSLNTSTLVGTNKNIAIELPDEIQSALKAFRTATKWTQVVYIAAFIALAAEIILGIFSNCSRIVSCLTWIVAGIATTLVIGSVVLSGVLAGTVVGAVEASAKFYGVQGHINGRFFACVAISAAFALAAGLFWMFTICCCKPESRSDKKKNRRSDGEKLLGGAGNKHGSYAPLSDDHEMQTGYYNHNQAQSQYGAPRYPSGTARSDLAYEPYSHRA; encoded by the coding sequence ATGGGTGTCGGACGCTTTTTCTGTGTGCTATTGCCGTTTGCACTTACAATCGGCTCCATCATTTTCCTCCTCGTTGGTGCCCTCGCTGGTGTCGCCGACAAGTCTCTCTACATCTTCCGAGTCGATGTTGAGGACCTCAGCATCAGCCCCGCCGATGTCGATAACATCATCGATAACCTCGACCTAAAGGACCTCAAGCTCAGCACTCGCGATGTGCCCCAACTCATGATCCGTGCCGAGGATGGTGCTCCCATCAAGGATAACATCACCGCCAAGATGCTCGGTCTCGACAAGTACTACGACATCAACCTATGGGGTTTCTGCAAGATCGACAGCGATGGCAAGAGAAAGTGTGAGAAGCCTCAGTTTGATTGGGCCAGCAAGTCTCTGAACACCTCTACTCTCGTCGGTACCAACAAGAACATTGCTATTGAGCTCCCCGATGAGATCCAGAGTGCCCTTAAGGCTTTCAGGACCGCCACCAAGTGGACACAGGTTGTTTACATTGCTGCATTTATCGCTCTCGCTGCTGAGATCATCCTTGGAATCTTCTCCAACTGCTCTCGTATCGTCTCCTGCTTGACCTGGATTGTCGCTGGTATTGCCACTACCCTCGTTATTGGCTCCGTTGTTCTATCAGGTGTCCTAGCTGGTACCGTCGTCGGCGCTGTTGAGGCTTCTGCCAAGTTTTATGGTGTCCAGGGTCACATCAACGGCCGCTTCTTTGCATGTGTCGCTATCTCTGCCGCCTTTGCCCTTGCTGCTGGTCTCTTCTGGATGTTCACCATCTGCTGCTGCAAGCCTGAGAGCCGAagtgacaagaagaagaaccgCCGGTCCGACGGCGAGAAGCtcctcggcggtgctggcaACAAGCACGGCTCTTATGCTCCTCTCAGCGACGATCACGAGATGCAGACCGGTTACTACAACCATAACCAAGCCCAATCTCAGTACGGTGCTCCTCGCTACCCTAGCGGTACTGCCCGTTCTGATCTCGCCTACGAGCCCTACTCCCACCGCGCCTAG
- the PZH1 gene encoding serine/threonine protein phosphatase Pzh1 (BUSCO:20193at5125), which yields MGNNNSSQGGSGSKGSGSAGPDGPLQSYPSFSRSDTKESSRSFRSLGSKIRSSSKSDSPRNSKVLSNGESPVESKSEERRSSRHGRSSSSRLSRSELPPLNTAGTDMSTSESALADSAVGEDQPPPSPVHGNAKGGNHDVSAAQASGEVDHVSDQPPSVNAGANAHMQAPGQSILVKRENTINPVNNGPSDESKAEGNSNVAMSEIKDIDLDDFIKRLLDAGYAGKVTKSVCLKNAEIVAICQRAREVFLSQPALLELDAPVKVVGDVHGQYTDVIRMFEMCGFPPNSNYLFLGDYVDRGKQSLETILLLLCYKLKFPENFFLLRGNHECANVTRVYGFYDECKRRCNVKIWKTFIDCFNTLPIAAIVAGKIFCVHGGLSPALVHMDDIRNIARPTDVPDYGLLNDLLWSDPADMEQDWEANERGVSYCFGKRVITEFLAVHDFDLICRAHMVVEDGYEFFNDRVLVTVFSAPNYCGEFDNWGAVMSVSAELLCSFELLKPLDSSALKSHIKKSRNKRQHMLNSPPAMIQPQSM from the exons ATGGGAAACAACAACTCCAGCCAAGGTGGATCTGGCTCAAAGGGCTCCGGTTCTGCCGGGCCCGATGGACCTCTTCAGTCTTACCCGTCTTTTAGTCGATCTGACACCAAGGAATCCTCCCGCTCGTTTCGTTCCCTAGGATCAAAGATACGCAGTAGCAGCAAATCGGACAGTCCCAGGAACTCAAAGGTCTTGTCCAACGGCGAGAGTCCGGTCGAATCTAAGAGTGAGGAAAGGCGATCCAGTAGGCATGGACGTTCAAGCTCATCTCGACTGAGCCGCAGCGAGCTCCCTCCCCTCAATACTGCCGGGACGGACATGTCAACATCCGAGTCGGCCCTCGCAGATTCCGCCGTCGGAGAGGACCAACCCCCTCCCTCTCCCGTTCATGGTAACGCTAAAGGCGGCAACCACGATGTCAGTGCCGCGCAAGCATCGGGAGAAGTCGATCACGTTTCCGATCAGCCTCCGTCTGTCAACGCTGGAGCCAACGCGCACATGCAAGCTCCGGGACAGTCAATTCTGGTGAAGCGCGAAAACACCATTAACCCGGTCAACAATGGTCCGTCCGATGAGTCCAAGGCCGAAGGCAACTCCAACGTTGCCATGTCTGAAATTAAAGATATTGATCTTGACGACTTTATCAAGCGACTCTTGGATGCAGGTTATGCTGGGAAAGTTACAAAGAGCGTTTGTCTCAAGAACGCCGAAATTGTTGCTATTTGCCAGAGGGCAAGAGAGGTTTTCCTGTCTCAACCTGCTTTGTTGGAGTTAGATGCGCCTGTCAAGGTTGTGGGTGATGTCCACGGACAGTACACTGACGTTATCCGAATGTTTGAGATGTGTGGCTTCCCTCCAAACTCAAACTATCTCTTCCTTGGCGACTATGTTGATCGAGGAAAGCAATCACTGGAGACAATCCTGCTGCTACTCTGCTATAAACTTAAATTCCCCGAAAACTTTTTCCTCCTCCGAGGAAACCACGAGTGCGCCAATGTCACACGGGTCTACGGCTTTTATGACGAATGCAAGCGAAGGTGCAATGTCAAAATCTGGAAGACGTTTATTGACTGCTTTAACACTCTTCCCATCGCCGCGATCGTCGCCGGCAAGATCTTTTGTGTTCACGGAGGATTGTCACCAGCTCTGGTCCACATGGACGACATTCGAAACATTGCTCGACCTACTGACGTCCCCGATTATGGACTGCTTAACGATCTTCTTTGGTCTGATCCTGCAGACATGGAGCAAGACTGGGAAGCCAACGAAAGAGGCGTTAGTTATTGTTTTGGTAAACGGGTTATTACAGAGTTTTTGGCAGTACATGATTTTGATCTTATCTGTCGAGCACACATGGTGGTTGAGGATGGCTATGAATTCTTCAACGATAGGGTTCTGGTGACAGTCTTCAGTGCCCCCAAT TACTGCGGTGAATTTGACAACTGGGGTGCCGTTATGTCGGTATCCGCTGAGTTACTCTGTAGCtttgagcttctcaagccTCTCGACTCAAGTGCCCTCAAGAGTCATATCAAGAAGAGCCGAAACAAGCGCCAACACATGCTTAACAGCCCG CCCGCCATGATTCAACCTCAGAGCATGTAA
- a CDS encoding hypothetical protein (BUSCO:16616at5125): MALLQRLVAPSARGALRQSPAITLMITRKVSNASPPKLKDPSLLKQDVCYVNGEWVKAKSGKTFKVNDPSTGDLIGTCPEFDSKDAQLAIRAAADAFPSFRNKTGRERSKLLRAWYDQMTANAEDIAKLITWENGKPMADAKGEATYAANFLEWFSEEAPRVYGDTIPSSVPANRVWTIKEPVGVCGLITPWNFPAAMITRKIGPALAAGCTVVAKAPAETPFTSLALAELAHRAGIPKGVVNVVTSHENTPELGELLTSDPTIRKVSFTGSTNVGKLLMKQSSGTLKKLSMELGGNAPFIVFDDADVDAAVAGAITSKFRSSGQTCVCANRIYVQRGIYDEFVSKFTEKVKSFSVGHGFDQGVTHGPLIHDKAIEKVEAHVKDAEKKGGKITIGGKRLSDLGSNFYAPTVIRDMTSEMDMASQETFGPVAGLFPFETEEEVVKMANNSEVGLAGYFFSRDLERVHRIAEALEVGMVGVNTGLISDAAAPFGGVKESGFGREGSLYGISEYQITKMITYGGMGKPLQS; encoded by the exons ATGGCTCTTCTTCAGCGCTTAGTTGCTCCCTCAGCACGAGGTGCGCTGCGACAATCTCCAGCTATCACTTTGATGATAACCCGAAAAGTATCCAACGCTTCTCCCCCAAAG CTCAAAGATCCCTCCCTTCTCAAACAGGATGTCTGTTATGTCAATGGCGAATGGGTCAAGGCCAAGTCTGGCAAGACGTTCAAAGTGAATG ACCCTTCAACTGGTGATCTCATCGGAACATGCCCCGAGTTTGACTCCAAAGACGCTCAATTGGCCATTCGCGCTGCTGCCGATGCGTTCCCCTCATTCCGCAACAAAACAGGCCGTGAGCGCTCTAAGCTGTTACGCGCCTGGTACGATCAGATGACGGCCAACGCAGAGGACATCGCAAAGCTTATCACATGGGAAAACGGAAAGCCTATGGCTGACGCCAAAGGCGAGGCAACTTATGCTGCCAACTTCCTTGAGTGGTTCAGTGAGGAAGCGCCACGAGTATATGGTGACACAATTCCCAGTTCAGTACCTGCCAACCGGGTCTGGACTATCAAAGAGCCTGTTGGAGTTTGCGGTTTGATTACACC ATGGAACTTTCCCGCTGCCATGATCACACGAAAGATCGGACCTGCTTTGGCTGCAGGCTGCACAGTCGTTGCAAAGGCTCCCGCCGAGACCCCATTTACTTCACTAGCCCTGGCCGAGTTGGCTCACCGTGCAGGAATCCCCAAGGGTGTTGTCAACGTCGTGACTTCACATGAGAATACTCCCGAACTCGGCGAGCTTCTCACTTCCGACCCCACCATCCGCAAAGTCTCTTTTACCGGTTCCACAAACGTTGGCAAGCTTCTTATGAAGCAGTCGTCCGGTACCCTCAAGAAGCTTTCCATGGAACTCGGTGGAAATGCCcccttcatcgtctttgacGACGCAGACGTTGATGCTGCTGTGGCCGGAGCCATTACCTCCAAATTCCGATCTTCAGGCCAGACTTGTGTCTGTGCCAACCGAATCTACGTTCAGCGCGGCATCTATGATGAGTTTGTGTCCAAGTTTACTGAAAAGGTCAAGTCGTTTAGTGTAGGCCACGGCTTTGACCAAGGCGTTACACATGGACCTCTGATCCACGACAAAGCAATTGAGAAGGTCGAGGCTCATGTCAAGGACGCTGAGAAGAAGGGTGGAAAGATCACTATCGGAGGCAAGCGACTCAGTGACCTCGGTTCCAACTTTTATGCTCCTACCGTCATCCGCGATATGACTTCAGAGATGGATATGGCCTCTCAGGAGACCTTTGGGCCTGTTGCTGGTCTATTCCCCTTTGAGACGGAAGAAGAAGTGGTCAAGATGGCCAACAACTCTGAGGTCGGACTGGCGGGTTACTTCTTCTCTCGCGATCTTGAGCGCGTGCACCGTATTGCTGAGGCCCTTGAGGTAGGTATGGTCGGCGTCAACACTGGTCTCATTTCTGATGCTGCTGCGCCATTCGGTGGTGTGAAGGAGAGTGGCTTTGGTCGTGAAGGATCGTTGTATGGTATCAGTGAGTACCAGATCACCAAGATGATCACATATGGAGGCATGGGTAAGCCTCTTCAGTCATAA
- a CDS encoding hypothetical protein (BUSCO:7014at5125), translating to MAESRLDREFFQGPITSLAFFRNAEYLLAGEDTHLTVYDLQPGHAVRIGSVRVFSAQPIHGIRLLSNGRALAWGAAQIAVVSNIEGLIGDSDGQVMVNKTAAPDWIYDVAPSPYDDCSAVLATAHNEVVHLRLNGEDAPMVGTVVSPSRPILYAARLKWLDQDSVLMAGGTIFGEILVWRCHISESRSELLAILNGHEGSIFGVDISEELPCEDGTTLRLIASCSDDRTVRIWNITGQDGVHENKHDFAAPRETGFGSKAGLDDGPRAEELRPVATIMGHLSRIWGIKFAALTEGQTLPKSPMSLYSFGEDSTAQRWQLSIGISLEKVAGSLKHIETYAVHDGKHLWAHAVVNRGDKTLIATGGADSKISLITQPASLAPSKSTSELTGLDFQDIATSLPNLGELKPLRAQEIFSRYDFISDDRVLVTTNWGRLLVGVFRPNLEWKEIELEEYMNVEFQSCYSLKTIGNGTAILGTTSGKLYYFSEAQGVTLIGSVPGKIFNISILSSTGEGPTEIIVHLHGTSDSQYFSIDWHTGSIVAAADIRGIDKRFVAISAARFRSDLIAIGSRHGFLTILRQTGNEFRPILDFRFNTRDAITGLVPLPTTEGQEAPLYFLATSRDTKYRIYEIEELGEDVRLHLQHEVAAPSGADIEGGWFTQGSSPELVLYGFKSKNFIVWNETRREEIASIDCGGAHRTFTIAHDPVDHNKVRFGYTRVSKLYVFSQHTPMHRPLRYGTHGREIRGLSANGRYIATGAEDTTVRIWEYEGQQSKQKDSGGLRCVASTKLHISGLQKIHWVGDDYLLSSAGFEEFFVWSVRRLDSKYKGLGILCEGILEDKSPAADLRIMDFDACKDAHGNIIITMILSNSTLKTYRYTPRKGFHLLARMSYTGACLTQVRHLGVDEKGLSALTASTDGHLTTWEVSFGGDEVSSHVLVQVAPVHQSSVKCLDLHPTPEGFLVLTGGDDNGLGVTTLVAMSNETGNRRYTTSSRGIVRKAHAAAINGLVLVRRGAETFGITVSNDQRVKVWSVKPGNVKLVADSYSGVADPGDIAIVGENGGVDGERLKVVLGGVGAEVWSW from the exons ATGGCAGAA TCACGCCTTGACCGGGAATTTTTCCAGGGTCCTATCACTTCACTCGCATTCTTCCGCAATGCAGAGTATCTTCTCGCTGGCGAGGACACCCATTTGACTGTCTATGATCTGCAACCAGGTCATGCTGTCCGTATAGGCAGCGTTCGGGTCTTCTCAGCACAACCTATCCATGGAATTCGTCTACTCAGCAATGGGAGGGCATTGGCCTGGGGTGCTGCACAAATCGCGGTTGTCTCCAACATTGAAGGTCTCATTGGTGATTCGGATGGCCAGGTCATGGTAAACAAGACAGCTGCTCCAGATTGGATTTATGATGTTGCGCCGTCGCCGTATGATGACTGTTCTGCGGTTCTTGCCACAGCCCATAACGAGGTTGTTCATCTGCGCCTGAACGGCGAAGACGCACCGATGGTTGGCACCGTTGTCTCGCCTTCAAGGCCAATACTCTATGCTGCGAGATTGAAATGGTTGGATCAAGACTCAGTTCTCATGGCTGGAGGTACTATCTTTGGCGAGATTTTGGTATGGCGTTGCCATATCTCCGAAAGTCGATCCGAGCTTCTCGCTATTCTCAACGGCCATGAAGGCTCTATTTTCGGTGTTGACATTTCAGAGGAGCTCCCATGTGAAGATGGGACAACCTTGAGGCTCATTGCCAGTTGCAGTGACGATCGTACTGTGAGAATCTGGAATATTACAGGACAAGATGGAGTGCATGAGAACAAGCACGATTTCGCTGCGCCACGAGAGACTGGGTTTGGGTCAAAAGCAGGTTTGGACGATGGACCTAGAGCGGAGGAGCTACGGCCTGTAGCAACAATCATGGGCCACTTATCGAGAATCTGGGGTATCAAGTTTGCCGCTCTCACAGAAGGCCAGACGCTTCCAAAATCCCCAATGTCTCTCTACTCGTTTGGAGAGGACTCCACTGCTCAACGATGGCAATTAAGCATTGGTATTTCGCTTGAGAAGGTGGCTGGGTCTCTTAAACATATCGAGACATATGCTGTACACGATGGCAAGCATCTGTGGGCACACGCCGTGGTGAACCGAGGAGACAAAACACTTATTGCAACAGGCGGAGCTGACAGCAAGATTTCGCTCATTACGCAACCCGCATCTTTGGCTCCTTCGAAATCGACAAGTGAGCTAACTGGGCTTGACTTCCAAGATATTGCGACTAGTTTGCCGAACCTTGGCGAATTGAAGCCACTCCGTGCACAGGAGATATTCAGCCGTTATGACTTCATCTCTGATGATCGGGTTCTGGTAACGACAAATTGGGGGCGACTTCTCGTAGGTGTTTTCCGACCAAACCTCGAGTGGAAAGAAATCGAACTCGAAGAATATATGAATGTCGAGTTTCAATCGTGCTATTCACTAAAGACGATTGGGAATGGAACGGCCATTCTGGGAACGACCAGCGGCAAGTTATACTACTTCTCTGAAGCGCAAGGAGTTACACTTATTGGCTCTGTGCCTGGCAAGATTTTCAACATTTCAATCCTGTCGTCTACTGGTGAAGGGCCTACTGAAATTATTGTTCACTTGCACGGAACTTCAGATTCTCAGTACTTCTCGATCGACTGGCACACAGGGAGTATCGTAGCAGCGGCAGATATCCGTGGCATTGATAAAAGATTTGTTGCTATTTCTGCCGCTCGCTTCAGGAGTGACTTGATCGCCATTGGATCACGCCACGGTTTCCTGACGATACTGAGGCAGACTGGCAATGAGTTCCGTCCTATCCTGGACTTCAGATTTAATACACGCGATGCTATTACCGGCCTAGTACCTCTACCTACTACTGAAGGACAAGAGGCTCCTCTGTACTTCTTGGCGACAAGCCGAGATACAAAGTACAGGATCTATgagatcgaagaactcggcGAGGACGTTCGGTTGCACCTCCAGCATGAGGTTGCAGCTCCGTCTGGTGCTGACATAGAGGGAGGATGGTTCACACAGGGTTCGTCACCCGAATTGGTCTTGTACGGCTTCAAGAGCAAGAACTTCATCGTCTGGAACGAAACTCGGCGAGAAGAGATTGCATCGATTGACTGCGGAGGTGCTCATCGGACATTTACCATTGCACATGACCCTGTTGATCACAACAAAGTTCGTTTCGGATACACAAGAGTCAGCAAACTTTACGTCTTCTCGCAGCACACGCCGATGCACCGACCACTCAGGTACGGGACACACGGCAGAGAGATTCGAGGTTTGAGCGCAAATGGACGATACATCGCGACTGGTGCTGAAGATACAACGGTTCGTATATGGGAATATGAGGGTCAGCAGTCCAAGCAGAAAGATAGTGGTGGTCTGCGATGCGTCGCGTCCACTAAACTACATATCTCAGGTTTGCAAAAAATCCACTGGGTTGGAGACGACTATCTTCTCAGCAGTGCTGGCTTTGAAGAATTCTTTGTGTGGTCGGTACGAAGGCTAGACTCAAAGTACAAAGGACTCGGCATCCTGTGCGAAGGCATTCTCGAAGACAAGAGCCCTGCTGCGGACCTTCGAATCATGGATTTTGACGCTTGCAAGGACGCCCACGGaaatatcatcatcaccatgatCCTGTCCAACTCGACCTTGAAAACATACCGTTACACACCAAGAAAGGGCTTCCACCTTTTGGCCCGCATGTCATACACGGGAGCCTGTTTGACACAAGTTCGCCATCTCGGGGTGGACGAAAAGGGGCTTTCGGCACTTACAGCCTCTACGGATGGACACTTGACGACCTGGGAAGTAAGCTTCGGTGGGGATGAAGTATCCAGCCATGTGCTTGTCCAAGTGGCTCCAGTCCATCAGAGCAGTGTCAAGTGTCTGGACCTCCACCCAACACCTGAAGGCTTTTTAGTCCTGACAGGTGGTGACGACAACGGTCTTGGTGTCACGACACTTGTTGCCATGTCAAATGAGACGGGTAACCGCAGATACACAACCTCCAGTCGTGGAATAGTGCGCAAAGCTCATGCAGCAGCGATCAACGGTCTTGTGCTGGTGCGACGCGGGGCAGAAACATTTGGTATTACTGTCAGCAACGACCAGCGCGTCAAGGTCTGGAGTGTGAAGCCGGGCAATGTGAAACTGGTGGCCGATTCCTATAGCGGCGTTGCTGATCCTGGCGATATCGCAATCGTGGGGGAGAACGGGGGCGTTGATGGCGAGAGGCTTAAGGTTGTGCTTGGTGGAGTGGGTGCGGAGGTCTGGTCGTGGTAA
- a CDS encoding hypothetical protein (BUSCO:56019at5125) codes for MQRHAFRSVCSRTRPELEQASDALRNYARQFSTSQVQAADGPSTPRPAARPAQAGGPKVIDIKSLPLRGRGGLRGRGSFRGRGGFVGRGGSSAQDRSSSPVRTGQPMTRGRGGGGFSARGRGGRGGRGRGRGGRGGSRGDRRKDDDDKDRNRDRNEFNNLDPDEQSFEDSIRFGMRSEYAPSLTLESINQFAPVAPSTASGKSATVMQNLSVLGTADHVGAPEAFQAKYYASEIEASGIRFFADTEAKKAAEQYLQGRARAEGKELTGPIIAETEEAIRQVITQRAIQGQHETPKFASDPVGVSRSWHLRSETYTTHDVNSFQTKLTSLLDKKGAGAKGGKANA; via the coding sequence ATGCAACGCCACGCCTTCCGTTCGGTGTGCAGCCGGACCAGGCCAGAGCTCGAGCAGGCCTCGGATGCTCTCCGAAACTACGCCCGCCAATTCTCGACTTCACAGGTTCAGGCCGCCGATGGTCCCAGCACCCCGAGGCCGGCTGCCCGTCCCGCTCAGGCTGGTGGTCCCAAGGTCATCGATATAAAGAGTTTACCCCTACGTGGCCGAGGGGGTCTGAGAGGTCGCGGCAGTTTCCGTGGACGAGGTGGATTTGTGGGTAGGGGAGGATCTTCAGCCCAGGATCGCTCATCCTCGCCTGTTCGAACTGGTCAACCTATGACAAGAGGTCGAGGTGGAGGCGGCTTTAGCGCCAGAGGTCGTGGTGGACGTGGAGGTCGGGGTCGGGGTCGTGGAGGTCGAGGTGGAAGCAGAGGCGATAGACGaaaggatgatgacgacaaGGATAGAAACAGGGACCGAAACGAATTCAATAACCTGGATCCCGATGAGCAGTCTTTCGAAGATAGCATTCGATTCGGAATGCGCTCCGAGTACGCACCATCCCTCACACTCGAGTCTATCAACCAATTCGCCCCTGTTGCACCAAGCACCGCCTCTGGAAAGTCAGCTACTGTTATGCAGAACCTCAGCGTTCTCGGCACAGCAGACCACGTCGGTGCACCAGAAGCCTTCCAGGCTAAATACTACGCCTCCGAGATCGAGGCCAGCGGTATTCGTTTCTTCGCCGATaccgaggccaagaaggctgccGAGCAGTACCTCCAAGGAAGGGCCAGAGCCGAAGGCAAGGAGCTCACGGGTCCTATCATTGCCGAAACCGAGGAGGCTATCCGTCAGGTCATTACACAGCGAGCTATTCAGGGCCAGCACGAGACACCCAAGTTCGCATCAGACCCTGTTGGAGTGTCCCGCTCATGGCATCTCCGATCTGAGACTTACACTACCCACGACGTCAACTCATTCCAGACGAAATTGACGTCTCTTTTGGATAAGAAGGGCGCTGGTGCAAAGGGTGGAAAGGCAAACGCTTAA
- a CDS encoding hypothetical protein (TransMembrane:4 (i37-58o110-130i137-158o201-220i)~BUSCO:44915at5125): MKLPIFNRSSQEHTDKPAKPKTYKIVFRKWPRLARKAVWWLMPLELIGVVAALVIFGISQPDLYRSDMWKIGWQHDPPLNSNPAIVLYAYANHRPLPKIALVWTRTFTDFNVAISVISLFFLLGKLTAFIMRCWYPIFATFINCSLVALYAVCTYGTIGPDYADSRYPAPAAWYYRFGCDIARPYGKYKSCMIAKYSLVPAVYMLFIYVCSLALSIYALLPNRINDISDDDDEEEGSTTSEPKDRGVWEMHNMKTPDARAMPYTPRTQAFHTLDRQLPLRSQQNRYG, translated from the exons ATGAAGCTTCCCATCTTCAATCGCTCATCACAAGAGCACACAGACAAGCCAGCAAAGCCCAAAACCTATAAAATCGTATTCAGAAAATGGCCTCGCCTAGCGAGAAAGGCGGTTTGGTGGCTGATGCCTCTCGAGCTGATAGGAGTCGTGGCCGCTCTGGTTATCTTTGGCATCTCTCAACCCGATCTCTACCGAAGCGATATGTGGAAGATTGGTTGGCAACATGATCCTCCGCTCAACTCAAACCCTGCCATAGTCCTCTACGCTTATGCCAACCATCGACCTTTACCCAAGATCGCCCTTGTCTGGACAAGAAC ATTTACCGATTTCAACGTTGCCATCTCGGTCATCTcgctcttctttcttctcggCAAGCTTACAGCTTTCATCATGAGGTGCTGGTACCCAATCTTTGCCACCTTTATCAATTGCAGCTTGGTCGCTTTGTACGCCGTTTGCACCTATGGAACCATTGGACCCGACTATGCCGACTCACGATATCCCGCACCTGCAGCCTGGTACTACCGTTTTGGATGCGACATTGCGCGGCCTTATGGAAAGTACAAGAGCTGCATGATCGCCAAATACTCCCTTGTCCCGGCTGTGTATATGCT CTTTATTTATGTTTGCAGCTTGGCCTTGTCAATCTATGCCCTCCTCCCCAACAGGATCAATGATATTtccgatgacgatgatgaggaagagggaTCTACGACATCGGAACCAAAGGACAGAGGTGTTTGGGAAATGCACAATATGAAGACGCCTGATGCCCGAGCGATGCCGTATACTCCTCGAACACAAGCGTTTCATACTTTGGATCGCCAACTGCCGCTGCGGTCCCAACAGAACAGGTACGGGTGA